DNA from Bacillus marinisedimentorum:
GCCGCATCATTAAAGAAGGACCGTTCCTGGTTGCGCCGTGAAAAGTGGATATTAACAAGGAAAAATGGAAGCATGAATCCGGCAAGCAGGAACAGCTTCGGATGCGAGAAAACAACAGGCAGCAAAATCGCACCTGCAGCAGCCGCATATTTCAAAAACCAGCTTCGGTAATAGGCGACCTTCTTTCCTTTAAACATCAGCAAAAGCGGGTATGTCGCCAGGTATAACGCCACCCAGCCTCCAAGCAGAGGAAGATGCCACCAGGAAGCGCCTCCCTGTGCCATCCCTATAAAAAATGGAACAAACAGCATTGCCCATGCACCATGCTGCTTCGGCATAAATAATTTCATCCTTACCACCCCGGTATGTTGATTTCATATCCATTATATATAGAAGAAACTCGGAAAAGTGTGCGATTCATCACACTATTATCGCCAAACCACATACTGTTTATGACAATATTTCGAATGGGCTCTTTATGAAGGAAGATTTGCCGTACGAAGAATTTAGGAAGGATGAGGTTTGGAGGTTGATTCTGAAACCAGACCCGGAAATATAGAAAGCACAGGAATTAAGCCCTGTGCGTGTCATTTCATGATCATCGAAACGGCACATTGGCTGAAGGCCGCTCCAGGTCTCTTTTTATCAGGTGAAAGGAAGAACTCCTCATGAAAATAAGACGAAGAATACCTGTGTAAAAAAGAAGCATAATGCCTGATATTTGGTCGATGATATTCGTTAGTATTCTAATATACCCGGTAAAGGGCCATATGACAATGAAAAAGAAGATACTGTATCCCAGAACCTGGTCGGTGAGAGCCGCATTTTCCATCAGTTGGATATCTGGGTTCAGTACGGCAAGGCTTAAAAGCCATTGGAGCACGATGTCCGCTGTCCCGTTAAGGAGCGAACCTGCAGTAGAGATACCAAGAACAATAAGTGTCAAGAGCGCTGTCTTTTCAAAAAAGTTCCTCCCGTCTTCATT
Protein-coding regions in this window:
- a CDS encoding respiratory nitrate reductase subunit gamma translates to MNLGSMILWMVLPYMAIAILFMGIVWHYDDAYIRQCNEDGRNFFEKTALLTLIVLGISTAGSLLNGTADIVLQWLLSLAVLNPDIQLMENAALTDQVLGYSIFFFIVIWPFTGYIRILTNIIDQISGIMLLFYTGILRLIFMRSSSFHLIKRDLERPSANVPFR